Genomic DNA from Catenulispora sp. EB89:
CGTTATCTCCTGAGTCACCCCTGCGTGTCCTCGCGGATCCCCCACGGAGAGCCGTACGCCACCAACAGATCCAGGAACGGCCGCGGCGCGAAGGCCTCCGGGCCCAACACCCCGGCGCCGCTCCACACCCCGGTCGCCAACAGCTCCAGCGCCACCACCGGGTTGATCGCGGTCTGCCAGACCACGGCCTGCGAGCCGTACTCGCGCATCGACCACTCGTTGTCGACCACGTGGTAGAGGTACACCTCGCGGCGCGCGCCGTCCTTCGTGCCGGTCACCCAGGTACCCGCGCAGGTCTTGCCGCGCATGCGGTCGCCGAGCGTGGCCGGGTCCGGCAGCGCGGCGGCGACGACGTCGCGCGGGGACACCGCGGCCGGGCCGCGGTCGCTGGGGATGACGAGGGGTTCGGTGCGGTCCAGGCCGAGTTCGTGCAGGGTCTTCAGCTTGCTGATGAAGTCGTCGCCGAGCCCGTACTTGAAGGTCACGCGCTTCGCGTCGACCCAGCGGGGGACCAGCAGCACCTCTTCGTGCTCGACGTTCACGCACTCCACCGGGCCGATGCCCTCGGGGAAGTCGAACACCTCCGGTTCGCTGAACGGTGCCGTGGTGAACCAGCCGCGGTCGCGCTCGTAGACCACCGGCGGGTTCAGGCACTCCTCGATCGTGGTCCAGATGCTGAACGACGGTGCGAAGTCGTAGCCCTCGACGGTCAGGTTCGCGCCGTCGCGGATGCCGATCTCGTGGATCTCGTCGAAGAGTTCGTCGGCGGCGTAGCGCGCGAAGACGTCGGACAGACCGGGCTCGACGCCGATCCCGACCAGCGCCAGGGCCCCGGCCTTCTCCCACTCCCCGGCGCGCGCGAACTGGGCGTCGCCGAGCTTTTCGCCGCACTCTTCGTAGGGACGGTCGGGGTGCGGGTGGGACAGCGACATCGCCATGTCCAGGTAGTCGGCGCCGGCGGCGAGCGCGGCGTCGAACAGCGGCAGGACGAAGCGCGGGTCGGTGGCGTTGAGGAGCACGTCGCAGCGGTGCTCGGCGAGCAGGGCGCGGACGGCGTCGCGGTCGGAGGCGTCGACCTGGGCCGCGACGAAGCGGGCGTCGTCGCCGAGCGCGGCCACGGCCGCCACCGCCGCCTCGGCCCGCGCCGGGTCGTAGTCGGCGACCACGAAGTGCTCGAAGAAGGAACGGCGGGCGGCGATACGGGTCACGGCGGTGCCGACGCCGCCGGCGCCCACAAGGAGGATTCGCATGACGCCGATCGAACCGCCGGCCGCGCGCTAACGTCAATGGTGTTGGCATAAGGCGCTACGCTGCCGCCATGCCCCCGAAACCGGTGACCTCCGAGACCGCGCGGCGCCGGCGCCGCCCCACCAAGGCCGGGACGGTGCTGACGCACGAGCTGATCGTCGCCACGGCGCTGCGGATGCTGGCCGAGCACGGCGCCGAGGGACTGTCCGCGCGCCGCCTCGGGCTGGCGCTCGGCGCGGACCCGAGCACCGTCTACCGCTACTTCGCCGGCATGGACGACCTGGTCCTGGCGATCGCCGACGAGCTGATCCACCAGGCGCTGGCCGGCTGGCAGCCGACCGGCCGCTGGCAGCCGGACCTGCGTGCGCTCGGGACCGCGATCCACCGCGCGTACCTGGCGCACCCGCAGGCCGCGCAGCTCACCGCGAACCGGGTGTCGGGCCGCTCGCACGAGATCGCCGCGGACGAGACCATCCTCGGCATCCTGCACGACGCGGGCTTCCACGGCGAGGCCGCCGCGCGGATCTACCACGCGTTCATCGACCAGACGCTGGCGTTCGCGGCGCTGGACGCGGCCTCGCTGGCGCTGCCGCAGGAGACGCGGGAGGCGGACGAGCGGCAGTGGCAGGCCACGTACGCGCGGCTGCCGGGGACGACGCATCCGCACATCGCGGCCGCGGCCCCGTTGCTGGTCGCGCGGATGAATGACAGCGCGTATCCGGCGGCGCTGGACCTGCTGCTGGCCGGGGCCGCGGCCGAACTCGGTGGTTGAGGACCGGGCTGCGGGGTCGACGCCTGGGACGCCCGGGCTGCGGTCAGTGCGCCCTGGCCAGGATGCTGCGACCGGTCGCGAGTACCGCCTCTTCCTTCGGCCGCGGCGTCCAACCGAGCAGCTGTTCCGCCTTGGCGCTGGTGGCCCGGTGCGGACGCCCGATCATCGGAACCGCCTGGCGCGCGTTGTCGTCGAACCGTGCCGCCAGGCGCACGACCCAGTCCGGGATCGTCCGCGTCGAAACCCGTCGTGCCTCGGCGCCGAGGCCCTGCTTGAGGGTGGCTGCCATCTCGGACAAGGACATCAGCCCCGCGGTACCGAGGAAGCGCTCGCCGGCGGCCTTCGGGTCGGTCATGGCGCGCACGTGCAGGTCGGCGATGTCGCGGACGTCCACGATGCCGGCCGAGGCGCGCGGCAGCAGCGGGAGCTTGCCCTGCAACAGGTTCGCGACCACGGCCACGGAGGTTCCGTCGCCGGGGCCCAGGACGGGGCCGAGGATGCCGGTGGGGTTCACGACCGCCAGTTCGAGCTCGTCCTGCTGCTCGACGAAGTCCCAGGCGGCGCGTTCGGCGAGGGTCTTCGACTTCGCGTACGCGGTGACGCCGGGGGCGTCGACGTCGGTCCAGGAGCTCTCGTCGTAGGGCACGTCGGTGGGTGCGTGGCCGTAGCCGATGGCCGCGAAGGAAGACGTCAGCACCACGCGCCGGACCCCCGCACGCTGTGCGGCGCGCAGGACGCGGAGCGCGCCGTCGCGGGCCGGCCGGATCAGGTCGTCCTCGTGCGCAGGCGGGGCCGCGGGGAACGGCGAGGCGACGTGGAGTACGTAGTCCACGTCGGCGACGGCCTCGTCCCAGCCCTCGTCCTTCGTCAGGTCCGCGGTGACGAAACGGATATCGCCCGCGAGTGTCGTCCGGACCTGCTCGGCGCGGCCGGGAGTGCGCACCGTCGTGCTCACGCGGTAGCCGTCGTCGAGCAGTCGCGCGATGCAGTGCATGCCGAGAAAACCGCTGCCGCCTGTCACCAGGACGTGCTCACCGCTCATGATGTGTATCCCTTCGGCTCGGCGACCGGACCCGCGATAGCGCCATCAGCGCCCGCTGCTTCACCGGAGCCTCCGCACCCCACCTGGTCCAGCGGGTTCAGCCCTCCAGGGCGCGATCGTGCAGCGGCCCGTCCGGGAAGGGGGTGCTCCACACGGCGGCGGCCAGATCCTGCTTCAGGTGCAGGTAGAGCTCGTTGAGCAGGTCGGTCTTGGTGGCGAAGTAGTTGAGCAGATCATACCCGTCGGAGCGCCCAGGCCCTGTTCCACGGGCAACCGCATCGCCGCGTCGAGCACCGCTCGGCGGCGCTCGGCGCACCGCGCCAACTGCGGACAAGCGGCGACAGCACCCCTGATCCTCAGTACCCTGATTCGGATACAGTCCGTGTCAGCAGCGAACGCTCCCGGTCGGGCCAACGGTGCCGGGTCGTCGCCGTACCAGAGGGTCCTGCCAATGATCCGTACTGCTGTCCGCCCCAGAATCCTCGTCGTCGGCGCCGGCCTGGCGGGTACCGCCACCGCGATCCGACTGCTGTGCTTCGCCCGCGGTCCGCTGGAGGTCGTGCTGCTCGAACGGCGCGCCGACTACCGGTGCGCCGGCGTCGCCTACCATCGCGACGGCAACCCCTGGGACCACGTCTTCAACGTCCAGGCGGGCCGGATGTCGGCGTTCCGGGAGGACGTGCTCGACTTCGTGCGCTGGGCGAACGTCGAGGCCGACCGGAGCGGCTGGCCGGCGCCGTGGTCGGACTTCGAGTTCGT
This window encodes:
- a CDS encoding saccharopine dehydrogenase family protein yields the protein MRILLVGAGGVGTAVTRIAARRSFFEHFVVADYDPARAEAAVAAVAALGDDARFVAAQVDASDRDAVRALLAEHRCDVLLNATDPRFVLPLFDAALAAGADYLDMAMSLSHPHPDRPYEECGEKLGDAQFARAGEWEKAGALALVGIGVEPGLSDVFARYAADELFDEIHEIGIRDGANLTVEGYDFAPSFSIWTTIEECLNPPVVYERDRGWFTTAPFSEPEVFDFPEGIGPVECVNVEHEEVLLVPRWVDAKRVTFKYGLGDDFISKLKTLHELGLDRTEPLVIPSDRGPAAVSPRDVVAAALPDPATLGDRMRGKTCAGTWVTGTKDGARREVYLYHVVDNEWSMREYGSQAVVWQTAINPVVALELLATGVWSGAGVLGPEAFAPRPFLDLLVAYGSPWGIREDTQG
- a CDS encoding TetR/AcrR family transcriptional regulator; this translates as MPPKPVTSETARRRRRPTKAGTVLTHELIVATALRMLAEHGAEGLSARRLGLALGADPSTVYRYFAGMDDLVLAIADELIHQALAGWQPTGRWQPDLRALGTAIHRAYLAHPQAAQLTANRVSGRSHEIAADETILGILHDAGFHGEAAARIYHAFIDQTLAFAALDAASLALPQETREADERQWQATYARLPGTTHPHIAAAAPLLVARMNDSAYPAALDLLLAGAAAELGG
- a CDS encoding SDR family oxidoreductase → MSGEHVLVTGGSGFLGMHCIARLLDDGYRVSTTVRTPGRAEQVRTTLAGDIRFVTADLTKDEGWDEAVADVDYVLHVASPFPAAPPAHEDDLIRPARDGALRVLRAAQRAGVRRVVLTSSFAAIGYGHAPTDVPYDESSWTDVDAPGVTAYAKSKTLAERAAWDFVEQQDELELAVVNPTGILGPVLGPGDGTSVAVVANLLQGKLPLLPRASAGIVDVRDIADLHVRAMTDPKAAGERFLGTAGLMSLSEMAATLKQGLGAEARRVSTRTIPDWVVRLAARFDDNARQAVPMIGRPHRATSAKAEQLLGWTPRPKEEAVLATGRSILARAH